A window from Neodiprion fabricii isolate iyNeoFabr1 chromosome 2, iyNeoFabr1.1, whole genome shotgun sequence encodes these proteins:
- the LOC124176042 gene encoding protein abnormal spindle isoform X2, which produces MYFEVNITPKEKGAVIHTEPDTKINLLLAPFQPQTRIHIETALNTTAHSYLSLRNPSNRLLNIHVTKKPPSERSVVLSLSKLRVEAGQDVELIISWTAREHGTFRDIIQLTDSRRIKYDIALTTSTTSSKKHGVVEKHTENKQHILDHRKKILTQNAHPTKKSELKKVFNMSENISNNINSPCNRHKSSGISRYQGKENISTYPVTDWQTPKKSSAGILGHRQDYSLDVSAAKPRDFSMLIESDVFALTPHPWFKNDTNKSENTALENSESSPNSEMHELRRQTYVTAPLFKHSTHMNEDDRDGFEDSLSPQEARSNPNSDFSLLLNDINFTSNTPLTKTAENFQFITAANNKNDTFEIAKGLDIEESFHVPLDKFPEQSASSLLVPTRLSRTFATLSPVMPVVEPGMSKYATSSSPIWSNEKQDFSSNLRAKWESFNLSTTQSDIGAVQEVLGADLWAKPVNQYSVLIAKSGPTSLESIREESLNLTSTTNKTYVKSSNDYLTPNISTTGANCRFDFSPPTNNLVKKTSPIRKIPSRKSSKISKEKSIQEIQHLKKKVAMNTSLKCSGKVSIPGVRITKLSLAGVSRKRINSGLNRVFEPELSMKLHDPDDFFTTLCNPDPFAATTTEDPFLAVTLYYDDKWVKNQELEFKKWLNMLLTPPEHLTSNVDTPLVDVAKIWQTCRSKEDVSLAETKEALSARYHTNQRLNTLRRAACTLLCSNEVVSVLSKVTVCVEKGILVIRQDRDLHKDIGLQKLILELLLCYNPLWLRISLEAIYGETIPLNSNNDIIRLSKFLLTRFFADPHIVKTHSHPTVLNLRLPTFFTVMNKFMLKKFLFIIYFLDYAKTHKLIGHDPCLFHKQSAYKESKKILLRFSQELLSGVGDVTRVLKPYGYILVHKQTELDEYSYAVDNLSHDLRDGVRLCRIMELITGKRNLTAVCRVPAISRLQKVYNVDVALKALTSSGYNICGNITAKCIADGHREKTLSLLWQIIYKFQAPHFNKAAVIIQKWWRATLWWVRIKNFLLKRKHNAAWVIQRAWRSYLAKRQLKYLREKRVLILSLQNKAATVIQLKWIATVQMWKQKKQFKQMKLSAVKLQKFWRNYRATNLFVVAFKQKQTACRIIQQHWRATQLMRLQVSTYLILKDAVTKIQRWWKMKLIQKTAHNHYQAIKKATLLVQRKWRSNRLMKIEREKYKKKVISIKTIQGWWIRELAYRKDRRNFLLMKGAVQLIEKWWLQCSVKGKLQALLKKEMNAVITLQQRWRAIQLCRLQRNAFLSLKKSVVTVQRRWRAIRTAKSVQQSYVLKRKAAIVIQSYWRNWRVGFQVRYYFLSLKAATVSLQSRFRANKAASQTADNFNKLKQSTVIIQRKWRATLLKRQIRQEFLYKRNAAIMIQKRYRMVVAQRKYQAKKQSVIKIQFWWKACIATKQAKSYYNLLKSTTILLQHKYKARKLGGPVRKNFLTLKINVTFIQQKWRAKKLMEPHRKNFMTKRQAVNKIQLWWRACLIANDAKLSYELLKSKTVYIQRQYRAHKLAKQWAAHKIQSWWRACLTAKQAKMHYDLLKSTTVLVQHKYRALKIGSSIRNQFKILRYSVVYIQQKWRANKLMRLHRHDFVAKRQAVVKIQGWWRAVTARRICQESYKTQRIAAIQLQRWYRSTMYIRLVKEKYKKILQSTKIIQAWWRDILRKRQIVRQREITSAVKIQAIWRGHKLRQSQSQEMVKLRERSKKARMEAQPSATLGYRLNVAIDVVQGYENLGKLTQGLTALDTITYLMPGGCKALCDANLIPMLYNLLHRSNRSRPWMDICLRASSILVSIAKYERTKSYAWQEDHIETIIRLLSATIERETNVFLTLATLLWLLADTPERVKAIAESPLIVRSFSAMHNTVSKKKSRLSLGAKLPHLSCVLPNSKPDWGLKHGRPRLFTSVHHAVLTLCKKFKLKLT; this is translated from the exons ATGTATTTTGAG GTTAACATAACACCCAAAGAGAAGGGTGCTGTCATACACACAGAACCAGACACAAAGATCAACTTGTTGTTGGCACCTTTTCAACCCCAAACTCGTATCCACATCGAAACTGCTCTGAATACAACAGCGCATTCCTACTTGAGCCTACGTAACCCCAGCAATCGTCTATTGAAT ATCCATGTTACAAAAAAACCACCATCGGAACGATCCGTCGTGCTCAGTTTGTCGAAATTGAGAGTTGAGGCTGGCCAGGACGTAGAATTGATCATAAGCTGGACTGCTAGGGAACATGGTACATTCCGAGACATAATACAATTAACTGACAGTCGTCGCATAAAGTATGACATTGCATTGACAACTTCTACAACATCTTCGAAAAAACATGGAGTTGTTGAAAAACACACAGAAAATAAGCAACATATATTGGATCATCGAAAAAAGATTCTTACTCAGAATGCACACCCTACAAAAAAAtcagagttgaaaaaagtgTTCAATATGTCTGAAAATATATCCAACAATATCAATTCTCCCTGCAATAGGCACAAGTCTTCCGGCATTTCAAGATATCAAGGAaaggaaaatatttctacTTATCCAGTCACTGATTGGCAAACTCCAAAGAAAAGTTCCGCAGGGATTCTAGGCCATCGACAAGATTATTCATTAGATGTATCAGCTGCAAAACCTCGTGATTTTTCTATGCTGATAGAATCGGATGTATTTGCTTTAACTCCACATCCGTGGTTCAAAAACGATACAAATAAATCGGAAAATACTGCCTTAGAGAACTCGGAATCATCACCTAATTCTGAAATGCATGAACTGCGACGCCAGACTTATGTAACTGCACCTCTTTTTAAACACAGTACTCATATGAACGAAGATGATCGAGATGGCTTTGAGGATTCTTTATCCCCACAGGAGGCTAGATCCAATCCtaattcagatttttcattgcTGCTTAATGACATAAATTTTACATCGAATACACCTCTTACCAAAactgctgaaaattttcaattcattactGCAGCAAACAATAAGAACGACACTTTTGAAATTGCTAAGGGTTTGGATATTGAAGAATCCTTTCATGTACCATTGGATAAGTTCCCTGAACAAAGCGCGAGCAGTCTCCTAGTACCTACTAGGCTTTCTAGAACTTTTGCAACACTGTCTCCTGTTATGCCAGTTGTAGAGCCTGGAATGTCAAAATATGCAACGTCTTCTTCGCCGATTTGGAGCAATGAAAAACAAGACTTTAGTTCCAATTTAAGAGCTAAATGGGAAAGTTTTAATCTGTCTACCACACAGTCCGATATTGGTGCTGTTCAGGAAGTTTTGGGAGCTGATTTATGGGCAAAACCAGTGAACCAATATTCTGTTTTAATAGCGAAAAGTGGGCCAACAAGTTTGGAATCAATTCGGGAGGAAAGTCTCAATTTGACTTCAACAACAAACAAAACTTATGTTAAATCGAGTAACGACTACCTAACTCCAAATATATCTACCACAGGGGCGAATTgcagattcgatttttcaccgcCTACTAATAACCTTGTCAAAAAAACCTCACCGATTAGAAAGATACCTTCAAGGAAATCTTCTAAAATtagcaaagaaaaaagtatccaAGAAATACAACATCTCAAAAAGAAAGTTGCTATGAATACATCTTTGAAAT gtaGTGGTAAAGTCTCTATTCCTGGGGTGCGAATCACCAAGCTGTCACTTGCTGGAGTGTCTAGAAAGAGAATCAATAGTGGATTGAACAGAGTCTTCGAACCTGAACTTAGCATGAAGCTACATGATCCAGATGACTTTTTCACTACACTCTGCAATCCAGACCCATTTGCTGCAACTACGACAGAAGATCCGTTTCTTGCAGT CACTCTGTATTATGATGATAAATGGGTGAAAAACCAGGAATTGGAATTTAAAAAGTGGTTAAACATGCTACTGACTCCTCCTGAACACCTGACATCTAATGTCGATACTCCATTAGTTGATGTTGCAAAAATATGGCAAACATGCCGATCAAAGGAAGATGTTTCACTTGCAGAAACTAAGGAAGCTCTATCTGccag GTATCACACTAATCAAAGACTGAATACATTACGGAGAGCTGCTTGCACATTGCTTTGCAGCAATGAAGTTGTTTCCGTATTATCAAAAGTTACTGTATGTGTTGAAAAAGGAATTCTAGTGATTAGACAAGATCGCGATCTTCATAAAGACATTG GGTTGCAGAAATTGATTTTGGAACTACTTCTGTGCTATAACCCATTGTGGTTACGAATTAGTTTGGAAGCAATATATGGCGAAACGATCCCACTTAATTcaaataatgatattattcGCTTGAGTAAGTTTCTTTTAACAAGGTTTTTTGCTGATCCACATATCGTCAAGACACACTCGCATCCGACAGTCCTAAATTTGCGCCTTCCCACATTTTTCACTGTCATGAATAAGTTCATGCTCaaaaagtttcttttcataatttattttcttgacTATGCGAAGACACATAAATTGATCGGACATGATCCATGCCTCTTCCATAAACAGTCAGCTTACAAAGAAAGCAAAAAGATTTTGCTACGATTTTCTCAAGAGCTGCTCAGTGGTGTTGGTGATGTTACACGTGTCTTGAAACCCTATGGGTATATTTTAGTCCACAAGCAAACAGAGTTGGATGAGTACAGTTATGCAGTTGATAATCTTTCCCACGATTTACGAGATGGTGTAAGGCTGTGCAGAATCATGGAGCTCATAACAggaaaacgaaatttgaccGCTGTTTGCAGAGTACCTGCTATCTCAAGACTACAAAAAGTCTACAATGTTGATGTTGCCTTGAAAGCACTTACCAGTTCTGGCTATAACATTTGTGGTAATATAACAGCCAAATGTATTGCAGACGGTCACAGAGAAAAGACGCTCTCGTTACTGTGGCAGATTATATACAAGTTCCAAGCCCCACACTTTAATAAAGCTGCAGTAATAATTCAGAAATGGTGGCGGGCTACTCTTTGGTGggtacgaataaaaaattttttattaaagaGAAAGCATAATGCAGCTTGGGTAATTCAGAGAGCTTGGAGATCATACCTTGCAAAAAGACAACTAAAATATCTCAGGGAAAAAAGAGTGCTTATCCTGTCATTGCAAAATAAAGCTGCTACAGTAATACAATTGAAATGGATTGCTACAGTGCAAAtgtggaaacaaaaaaaacaatttaaacaaatgaaattgtcTGCTgtaaaacttcaaaaattcTGGAGGAATTACCGAGCCACTAATCTCTTTGTAGTGGcttttaaacaaaaacaaactgcTTGTCGTATTATTCAGCAGCACTGGCGTGCTACACAGTTGATGAGGCTCCAAGTGTCTACTTATTTAATTCTTAAGGATGCTGTTACAAAAATCCAGCGTtggtggaaaatgaaattaattcagaaAACTGCCCACAACCATTATCAAGCCATTAAAAAGGCTACGCTATTGGTACAGCGCAAGTGGCGAAGCAATCGTcttatgaaaattgaacgggaaaaatataaaaagaaagtaaTCTCAATTAAAACTATTCAGGGCTGGTGGATACGTGAACTTGCTTACAGGAAGGATCGACGAAATTTCTTACTGATGAAAGGTGCTgtacaattaattgaaaaatggtgGTTGCAATGTTCGGTCAAGGGAAAGCTACAAgctttgttgaaaaaggaaaTGAATGCTGTGATAACTTTACAACAAAGATGGCGTGCCATTCAACTTTGTCGGCTCCAAAGAAATGCATTCTTATCACTGAAAAAATCTGTTGTCACTGTTCAAAGGAGATGGCGTGCAATCAGAACTGCAAAATCTGTACAACAATCATACGTCTTGAAACGAAAAGCTGCAATTGTTATTCAATCATATTGGAGAAACTGGAGGGTTGGGTTTCAGGTACgctattattttctttctctaaaAGCAGCAACTGTTTCCCTGCAGAGTCGCTTTAGAGCTAATAAAGCTGCATCTCAAACTGCGGACAATTTtaacaaattgaaacaaaGCACTGTTATTATACAACGTAAATGGAGAGCCACGCTATTGAAAAGACAGATTCGGCAAGAATTCCTTTACAAACGAAATGCAGCAATAATGATTCAAAAAAGATATCGTATGGTTGTTGCACAAAGAAAATACCAGGCGAAAAAGCAGTCTGTTATTAAAATACAATTCTGGTGGAAAGCTTGTATTGCAACAAAACAAGCAAAATCTTATTACAATCTATTGAAATCTACTACGATTCTTCTTCAGCACAAATACAAAGCACGTAAACTTGGTGGACCGGttagaaaaaactttttaactTTGAAAATCAATGTTACTTTTATTCAACAGAAGTGGAGAGCCAAAAAATTAATGGAACCacacagaaaaaattttatgacaaaacGACAGGCagttaataaaatacaattatgGTGGAGAGCTTGCCTAATAGCCAATGACGCAAAACTGTCATATGAATTACTTAAATCAAAAACAGTTTACATTCAGCGGCAGTACAGAGCACATAAACTTG CAAAACAATGGGCTGCTCATAAGATACAATCATGGTGGAGAGCTTGTCTAACGGCAAAACAAGCTAAAATGCATTATGATTTACTCAAATCTACAACAGTTTTAGTACAACACAAGTACAGAGCATTGAAAATAGGTTCCTCCATTAGAAACCAGTTTAAGATTTTAAGGTACAGTGTTGTCTACATTCAGCAAAAGTGGCGAGCTAATAAATTGATGCGACTACATAGACATGATTTCGTAGCAAAACGTCAAGCAGTTGTCAAAATTCAAGGTTGGTGGAGAGCTGTAACAGCAAGACGAATTTGTCAAGAAAGTTATAAAACGCAAAGGATTGCAGCAATTCAGCTGCAGAGGTGGTATCGATCAACTATGTATATTCGCTTGGTGAAAGAAAAGTATAAGAAAATTCTACAATCTACtaaaattattcaagcttGGTGGAGAGATATTTTACGGAAACGACAAATAGTGAGGCAAAGAGAGATTACTTCGGCTGTAAAAATTCAAGCGATTTGGCGAGGCCACAAGCTTCGTCAGTCTCAGAGCCAAGAAATGGTAAAACTACGTGAAAGATCAAAAAAGGCTAGAATGGAAGCTCAACCGTCAGCAACCTTAGGATACAGATTAAATGTTGCTATTGATGTTGTTCAAGGGTACGAAAATCTCGGAAAATTAACACAAGGACTTACAGCACTGG ATACAATAACATACTTGATGCCCGGTGGATGCAAGGCTTTATGTGACGCTAATTTAATTCCCATGCTTTACAACCTATTACATCGTTCCAACAGGTCTCGTCCATGGATGGACATATGTCTCCGAGCCTCCAGTATTCTAGTTTCTATTGCAAAGTATGAACGAACTAAGTCCTATGCTTGGCAG GAGGATCACATTGAGACTATTATACGATTGTTATCAGCAACTATAGAACGAGAAACTAACGTATTTCTCACCTTAGCAACCTTACTGTGGCTGCTTGCTGATACTCCGGAACGCGTCAAG GCTATAGCAGAATCCCCATTGATAGTCAGATCGTTTAGCGCGATGCACAATACagtatctaaaaaaaaatcgcggcTTTCTTTAGGCGCAAAACTACCGCACTTATCTTGTGTTCTTCCGAATTCTAAACCTGACTGGGGATTGAAACACGGTCGTCCGCGTTTGTTTACATCCGTTCATCACGCGGTCTTGACattatgcaaaaaatttaaattgaagCTTACATAA